The Vicingus serpentipes nucleotide sequence ATGGATTTACTGTTAACACTACTGCGGCTGTATCTGTACAACTTGTTGTTCCATCTGTTACTAATGCGTAAACTGTTGTACTTCCGGTTACATATGCTCCAGGTGTTCCTATTGAACCACTTGTTGCTGCATCTGTAAACCATGTTACCACATCTGATGTTCCTCCATTGATTGTATTGTCTAACGATGTTAAATCAAATGTTGCTTGATTGCCCCCCTCATCACACATCTCCATTGCTGAAGGGTTTGAGTTTGGTAATGAGTTTACTGTTAACACTACTGCAGCTGTATCTGTACAGCTTGTTGTTGCATCTGTTACTAATGCATAAACTGTTGTACTTCCGGTTACATATGCGCTAGGCGTTCCAATTGAACTACTTGTCCCTGCATCTGTAAACCACGTTACATTTCCTGACCCTCCATTAACAGCTGTATTCAATGTAGTTAAATCAAAACTAGCTTGTCCACTTCCTGCTGCATCTTCACACAACTCCATTGAACTTGGGTTAGAGGTAGGTAATGGGTTAACGGTAAAGTGTACAAAAATATCTACTGTTGGACAACTTCCTTGTTGTACTTGAATATTAATGCTGTCTCCATCATTAATCGTCACGCCTGTTGGACCTGTTGCCCACGTGTAACTCGAAGCTCCTGCAAAAACTGCATTGTTATAAGTGGTTAAATCTATACCCGCTGCAATTCCTCCTCCTGCTACATCTTCACACAACTCTGGCATTGGATCATTTAACACAATATTTCCTGATACATTATAAGTCACTGACCCTTGAACTGTACAACTATTTGATGTTAATTCAAAGTAAAATACTTCCCCATTACTTACTGTCTCATTTGTCGGATTAAAAGTTGTTGTATAGGTATTATCTGTATACCAAACAACTGTTCCTGTTCCATGAATCGCAGCATCTAAACCTGTTACATCTATATTTAAAGCCTCGCCAGACCCCGGGACATTCTCACACTCTGACGCTGTGGTTATCCCTATCACTGGATCTGGGGTAATTGTTAAATTAACTGTTACGGTACTATCACAATTGTTTGGACCTACGTTAGTAATTACTTCTGTTCCTGTTGGATTTGAAGCATCATAAGTAGTTCCATTTACCAAAACACTTTCATAACTACATATCGTATTGCTTACTGTTCCTGTTTTTACTGGTAATACATTTAAATTAATTGTTACCGTACTATCACAATTATTTGGACCTACGTTAGTAATTACTTCTGTTCCTGTTGGATTTGAAGCATCATAAGTAGTTCCATTAACTACAATACCCGCATCTTCAAAACATATCGTATTACTTACTGTACCTGTTTTTACTGGTAATACATTTAAATTAATTGTTACGGTACTATCACAATTATTTGGCCCTACGTTAGTAATTACTTCTGT carries:
- a CDS encoding beta strand repeat-containing protein; translated protein: GIVVNGTTYDASNPTGTEVITNVGPNNCDSTVTINLNVLPVKTGTVSNTICFEDAGIVVNGTTYDASNPTGTEVITNVGPNNCDSTVTINLNVLPVKTGTVSNTICFEDAGIVVNGTTYDASNPTGTEVITNVGPNNCDSTVTINLNVLPVKTGTVSNTICFEDAGIVVNGTTYDASNPTGTEVITNVGPNNCDSTVTINLNVLPVKTGTVSNTICSYESVLVNGTTYDASNPTGTEVITNVGPNNCDSTVTVNLTITPDPVIGITTASECENVPGSGEALNIDVTGLDAAIHGTGTVVWYTDNTYTTTFNPTNETVSNGEVFYFELTSNSCTVQGSVTYNVSGNIVLNDPMPELCEDVAGGGIAAGIDLTTYNNAVFAGASSYTWATGPTGVTINDGDSINIQVQQGSCPTVDIFVHFTVNPLPTSNPSSMELCEDAAGSGQASFDLTTLNTAVNGGSGNVTWFTDAGTSSSIGTPSAYVTGSTTVYALVTDATTSCTDTAAVVLTVNSLPNSNPSAMEMCDEGGNQATFDLTSLDNTINGGTSDVVTWFTDAATSGSIGTPGAYVTGSTTVYALVTDGTTSCTDTAAVVLTVNPLPTVANTTINLCDDGSGQASFDLTSVDNTVNGGTANVVTWFDDALATSPIGTPGAYVTGNDTVYAVVTDGTTLCMDTTDVYLIIDPLPVANDQTPQLCEDASTPGTVAGVDLTLLNGSIDGGAGSTLTWYTDAGLVTPVGTPTNTTVNDNDVFYVLVDNGTCSDTAMVTYTVTSTISLTDPSPVLCEDTFGSGNVTNIDLTSYNTAVYSGAGATYTWYTDAGLLTPVGTPTNVTASNGTIFYVDVVDGTCNNNTTLTFTVNGQSVGTVDSTICNGGSVTVNGTVYSSATTLTGVEIFTSANNCDSTVTVTITELPLITSTLDSTVCNGGSFVFNGTTYDAANP